One window from the genome of Vanessa tameamea isolate UH-Manoa-2023 chromosome 13, ilVanTame1 primary haplotype, whole genome shotgun sequence encodes:
- the LOC135193614 gene encoding putative inorganic phosphate cotransporter yields MKVKDNETSLQIKVVDGDSDFKVSGWGYRHQQCLILFFCLTTAYSMRACMGVALVAMVNPNINAESLVTNHSLLEMNRNESSLSPLDKNYPSMEEVKAGGFLHSLLLIPPYPKFDWNKKTQDFILSSFFLGYMLLQIPAGQLAHFFGARYLLTGALLINCVMSFCLPWASFYGGWILTSIFRIIQGLSQACVIPGMHTMFGKWTTLEERGRLAGLAYGGQALGTVLGLPITGFIASSPLGWPGIFRFYGILSGIFGGVIWALGANSPAEHPKISMAERKYIEESIGHTGMNKKKLKVPWGSILRSRGLYAIVIAHVGQTWGQLTLYSEVPAYMDKVMGVNIKANGVLTALPFLVMWFSNFFFSWFTDMLIVKKILSVRNTRKLANTLGSIPAAIGLIALAYAPKNIYVVEIILIVICAFKISCHVGFQINHIDISSNFSGTMMSISNFVSNSFGALAPVVAGFILTDVTNAILWRKVFFVSAGLYFFTNLMYVILCTAEKAEWDNPPEDDKDVEDLKEMEPMVTEKNTNVTNGQKN; encoded by the exons ATGAAAGTTAAGGATAATGAAACAAGTTTACAAATTAAAGTTGTTGATGGTGACAGTGACTTCAAAG TTTCAGGATGGGGTTACAGGCATCAACAAtgcttaattttattcttttgtttaacAACTGCATACAGTATGAGAGCGTGTATGGGCGTGGCTTTGGTGGCCATGGTGAATCCAAATATAAATGCAGAGTCACTTGTAACAAATCATTCGTTATTAGAAATGAATAGGAATGAAAGTAGTTTAAGTCCTCTAGATAAAAATTATCCTTCAATGGAAGAAGTTAAAGCTGGTGGATTTCTTCATTCACTTCTCTTGATACCGcct TATCCTAAATTTGATTGGAATAAAAAGACACAGGACTTCATACTATCTTCCTTCTTTTTGGGTTACATGCTGCTCCAAATTCCTGCTGGACAGTTAGCTCATTTTTTTGGAGCTAGATATTTACTTACTGGCGCTCTCTTAATTAACTGTGTAATGTCTTTCTGTTTACCTTGGGCTTCATTTTAC ggCGGATGGATATTGACATCAATATTCAGAATAATCCAAGGCTTGAGTCAAGCCTGTGTTATACCAGGGATGCATACGATGTTCGGAAAATGGACTACATTAGAAGAAAGAGGGCGACTAGCTGGATTAGCGTATGGAG GTCAAGCTCTCGGTACTGTATTAGGACTACCGATAACAGGATTCATTGCTTCATCGCCATTGGGCTGGCCAGGAATTTTTCGGTTCTATGGAATCCTCTCAGGAATATTTGGTGGTGTAATTTGGGCCCTAGGAGCTAACAGCCCTGCGGAACACCCTAAAATATCTATGGCTGAACGGAAATATATTGAAGAGAGTATAGGGCATACCGGAATGAATAAAAAG aaacttAAAGTACCGTGGGGTTCTATTCTTCGATCTCGAGGATTGTATGCGATAGTAATTGCACACGTAGGTCAAACCTGGGGTCAACTTACTCTGTATTCCGAAGTTCCAGCCTACATGGATAAAGTTATGGGAGTGAACATAAAAGct aATGGTGTATTGACAGCTCTTCCATTCCTCGTGATGTGGTTTTCAAATTTCTTCTTCAGTTGGTTTACTGACATGCTCATTGTGAAGAAAATTCTTAGCGTTAGGAACACTAGAAAATTAGCCAATACATTAg gAAGCATTCCGGCTGCGATAGGACTTATTGCTTTGGCATATGCTCCTAAGAACATTTACGTGgtggaaattatattaatagttatctgtgcttttaaaatttcatgTCACGTCGGTTTCCaa ATCAATCATATCGATATATCAAGTAATTTCTCTGGAACTATGATGAGCATCAGTAACTTCGTGTCCAACTCTTTCGGTGCCCTAGCACCCGTTGTGGCTGGTTTTATCCTAACAGACGTG ACTAACGCAATCCTGTGGCGAAAAGTATTCTTCGTATCAGCTGGTCTATACTTCTTTACTAATCTAATGTATGTGATACTTTGTACTGCTGAGAAGGCTGAATGGGATAATCCTCCAGAAGACGATAAAGATGTTGAAGACTTGAAAGAAATGGAACCCATGGTTACCGAAAAGAATACTAATGTTACAAACgggcaaaaaaattaa
- the LOC113397916 gene encoding putative inorganic phosphate cotransporter: MLDKEYGKVPIEDIEKEFNCNDKEPIKYGYGVRHAQALLYFICLALGYISRGHLGVTIVGMTMVDHAHKPIAVTEAAHIFANSTIIDTVTTTEGSIVNKITVNDLKENITLPVNKTDANHWNVYRTYDWPKSIQEMVLGSFFLGYSIMMFPIGIVCQRWGGKIPLQIAMFVNGVVSFFTPWLVTWGGWKVLCILRTMQGLSQAGLYPGILTLLTNWVPVSERGSLCSYVYTASGFGTVIAFQAAGILAFSRFGWPSTYWATGVACFIGFILITIFGAATPKDHKSISEAEKNYIMGATSKGVETKSKVPWKSVAKSIPVWATIVAHMGNAVCFVFFFMQVPTYVFAILKLNIRNSGLLSSLPYFASFFSSIAFGHLSDCLTNRKIMSIKNARRFFNTIACVVPSICLMLVAYTRDTLLAVICFVLFVMCHTAMHTGWMINYMDLSPNFSGALMACGNTVTNVVVLALPVIVANIVTDVTNQHQWRITMFLMAGLTLTANIIFIIFMSAEVQPWNDSNGNTTDNKSEYEAIEPELKQNKVIF, from the exons ATGTTGGACAAGGAGTACGGTAAAGTACCCATTGAGGACATTGAAAAGGAATTCA attgCAATGACAAAGAACCTATCAAATATGGTTATGGAGTGCGTCACGCTCAAGCTCTTCTATATTTCATTTGTCTCGCCCTAGGCTACATTTCGCGTGGTCATTTAGGAGTTACAATTGTTGGAATGACAATGGTCGACCACGCTCACAAACCTATAGCTGTAACGGAAGCTGCACACATTTTTGCAAACAGTACAATTATAGATACAGTAACCACAACTGAAGgttctattgtaaataaaataacagttaatgatttaaaagaaaatataacattaccaGTTAATAAGACAGATGCTAATCATTGGAATGTTTATAGA acTTACGATTGGCCTAAATCAATTCAAGAAATGGTACTTGGGTCCTTTTTCTTAGGATACAGCATAATGATGTTCCCTATTGGTATTGTATGTCAGCGTTGGGGCGGAAAAATTCCCCTTCAGATTGCTATGTTTGTAAATGGAGTTGTATCATTTTTTACACCCTGGCTTGTCACATGG GGTGGTTGGAAGGTATTGTGTATACTCCGTACAATGCAAGGACTTTCACAAGCAGGCTTGTACCCGGGTATCCTtactttattaacaaattgGGTACCTGTAAGCGAACGTGGAAGTCTCTGTAGCTATGTTTACACAG ctTCCGGGTTCGGCACTGTCATAGCGTTCCAGGCAGCTGGTATCCTTGCATTTAGTAGATTTGGATGGCCGTCCACATACTGGGCTACCGGGGTAGCGTGttttattggatttattttaattaccatATTCGGTGCAGCTACTCCAAAGGATCATAAGTCCATATCAGAAGCTGAGAAAAATTACATTATGGGAGCAACAAGTAAAGGCGTTGAAACG AAATCCAAAGTTCCGTGGAAGTCCGTTGCAAAGTCTATACCCGTATGGGCCACTATCGTAGCACACATGGGAAATGCTGTTTGCTTCGTGTTCTTCTTCATGCAAGTACCGACATATGTGTTCGCGATTTTAAAACTCAACATTCGAAAC agTGGCTTATTATCTTCTTTACCATACTTCGCTTCGTTCTTCTCATCGATCGCCTTTGGCCATCTATCCGACTGTTTAACGAACAGAAAAATAATGAGTATCAAAAATGCAAGACGGTTCTTTAATACGATAG CATGTGTGGTGCCCTCAATATGCCTGATGTTGGTGGCTTACACGAGGGACACACTCCTCGCTGTCatctgttttgtattatttgttatgtGTCATACCGCGATGCACACAGGCTGGATG ataaatTATATGGATCTGTCACCAAACTTCAGCGGAGCTCTGATGGCGTGCGGGAATACAGTCACCAACGTAGTCGTGCTTGCTCTACCCGTCATCGTTGCCAATATCGTGACTGATGTA ACTAATCAGCACCAATGGCGGATCACGATGTTCCTGATGGCTGGCCTCACGCTCACCGCTAATATCATCTTCATCATATTTATGTCTGCTGAAGTCCAACCTTGGAATGATAGTAACGGTAATACAACGGACAATAAATCAG AATACGAAGCCATAGAGccagaattaaaacaaaataaagttatattttag